Proteins encoded by one window of Longimicrobium sp.:
- the tkt gene encoding transketolase produces the protein MANPGADSRELDQLCINTIRTLSMDAVQAANSGHPGTPMALAPLAYVIWTRHLKHNPADPKWVDRDRFILSAGHASMLLYSLLYLSGYGLTLDDLKNFRQWESKTPGHPEYGMTDGVETTTGPLGQGFANGVGMAMAEAHVAAVHNRPDHKVIDHYVYAICSDGDLMEGVAAEAASVAGHLKLGKLIYFWDDNKITIEGSTDLAFTEDVAKRFDGYGWHTQRVEDGNDLEAIDAAIRAAQADPRPSMISVRTIIGFGSPNKAGSEKAHGEPLGAEEIVKTKQNLGWPSTDAFHVPQEALDHMREIGARGAERQGEWQARFDAYRAAHPDAAAALEQALSRTLPDGWDADLPTWTKDDKPIATRAASGKALNAIANKVNWLIGGSADLAGSNNTMIEGAGSFLPPDYTGRNLHFGVREHAMGSLMNGMTLHGGVRVYGGTFLIFSEYMRPPVRLAALMEQPAIYIYTHDSVGLGEDGPTHQPIEQLPSLRTIPGLVDLRPADAAETTEA, from the coding sequence ATGGCCAATCCGGGCGCTGACTCGCGCGAGCTGGACCAGCTCTGCATCAACACCATCCGCACGCTGTCGATGGACGCGGTGCAGGCGGCCAACTCCGGCCACCCCGGCACCCCCATGGCGCTGGCGCCGCTGGCGTACGTCATCTGGACGCGCCACCTGAAGCACAACCCCGCCGATCCGAAGTGGGTGGACCGCGACCGGTTCATCCTTTCCGCCGGGCACGCCTCCATGCTGCTGTACTCGCTGCTGTACCTGAGCGGCTACGGTTTGACGCTGGACGACCTGAAGAACTTCCGCCAGTGGGAAAGCAAGACGCCCGGCCACCCCGAGTACGGGATGACGGACGGCGTGGAGACCACCACCGGTCCGCTGGGGCAGGGCTTCGCCAACGGCGTGGGCATGGCCATGGCCGAGGCGCACGTGGCCGCGGTGCACAACCGGCCGGACCACAAGGTCATCGACCACTACGTCTACGCCATCTGCTCCGACGGTGACCTGATGGAGGGCGTGGCGGCCGAGGCGGCGTCCGTCGCCGGGCACCTGAAGCTGGGCAAGCTCATCTACTTCTGGGACGACAACAAGATCACCATCGAGGGCTCCACCGACCTCGCCTTCACCGAGGACGTGGCAAAGCGCTTCGACGGGTACGGCTGGCACACGCAGCGGGTGGAGGACGGCAACGACCTGGAGGCCATCGACGCCGCCATCCGCGCCGCCCAGGCCGATCCGCGCCCGTCGATGATCTCCGTCCGCACCATCATCGGCTTCGGGTCGCCCAACAAGGCGGGCAGCGAAAAGGCGCACGGTGAGCCGCTGGGCGCCGAGGAGATCGTCAAGACCAAGCAGAACCTGGGCTGGCCCTCTACCGACGCGTTCCACGTGCCGCAGGAAGCGCTGGACCACATGCGCGAGATCGGCGCGCGCGGCGCGGAGCGGCAGGGCGAGTGGCAGGCGCGCTTCGACGCCTACCGCGCGGCGCACCCGGACGCGGCCGCGGCGCTGGAGCAGGCGCTCTCCCGCACGCTCCCCGACGGGTGGGACGCGGACCTGCCGACGTGGACCAAGGACGACAAGCCCATCGCCACGCGCGCGGCGTCGGGCAAGGCGCTGAACGCCATCGCCAACAAGGTGAACTGGCTGATCGGCGGGTCGGCGGACCTGGCCGGCTCCAACAATACGATGATCGAGGGCGCAGGGAGCTTCCTTCCGCCGGACTACACCGGCCGCAACCTGCACTTTGGCGTTCGCGAGCACGCCATGGGTTCGCTGATGAACGGGATGACGCTGCACGGCGGCGTTCGCGTGTACGGCGGCACCTTCCTGATCTTCAGTGAGTACATGCGGCCCCCGGTGCGCCTGGCCGCGCTGATGGAGCAGCCCGCGATCTACATCTACACGCACGACTCGGTCGGCCTGGGCGAGGACGGGCCCACGCACCAGCCCATCGAGCAGCTTCCGTCGCTGCGCACCATCCCCGGGCTGGTGGACCTGCGCCCCGCCGACGCCGCCGAGACCACGGAGGCGT